In a genomic window of Rhododendron vialii isolate Sample 1 chromosome 12a, ASM3025357v1:
- the LOC131311143 gene encoding uncharacterized protein LOC131311143 yields MTTSRRLADRKVEKFEKNIKKRGAVPETATKKGSSYPVGPILLGFFIFVVIGSSLFQIIRTASSGGMA; encoded by the exons ACTACCTCAAGGCGACTTGCTGATAGGAAGGTGGAGAAATTCGAAAAGAACATCAAGAAGAGAGGTGCTGTGCCTGAAACAGCAACGAAGAAAGGAAGTTCCTATCCAGTGGGGCCTATCTTGCTTggtttcttcatttttgttgtCATTGGATCCT CTTTGTTTCAGATTATCCGTACAGCATCCAGCGGAGGCATGGCTTGA